In a single window of the Apium graveolens cultivar Ventura unplaced genomic scaffold, ASM990537v1 ctg6956, whole genome shotgun sequence genome:
- the LOC141703669 gene encoding zinc finger protein GAI-ASSOCIATED FACTOR 1-like, giving the protein MASSATLSVMASSALPSAAERKQQKRRGINSSPDAEIVALSPKTLLATDRFSCDVCGKGFPREQNLQLHRRRHNLPGKLKQKTSHEIRKKVFICPEMGCVHHHPSRALGDITGIKKHFSRKHCEKKFSCHKCNKKYAVDSDLKAHNKICGTKKYKCECGTTFPRHESFTYHRSMCDAACISANASNPGSMYLGPAADSQIPGSHQLLLTPRLGQGASNPNSFTSLLSGQSIGSAFNSYGRALGDRMSSAGGYGGGGTLEEMYKNWNVGGGVMEVVEDMAVAWNL; this is encoded by the exons ATGGCTTCATCTGCAACTTTATCTGTTATGGCTTCTTCTGCCTTACCAAGTGCTGCTGAGAGAAAACAGCAAAAACGTCGAGGAATTAATTCAA GCCCAGATGCTGAAATTGTCGCACTCTCACCCAAAACTCTGTTGGCCACAGATAGGTTTTCGTGTGATGTGTGTGGGAAGGGTTTTCCAAGGGAGCAGAACTTGCAGCTCCACAGAAGGAGACACAATTTGCCAgggaagctcaaacaaaagacaagccatgaaatccggaaaAAGGTTTTCATTTGCCCTGAAATGGGTTGTGTCCATCACCATCCATCAAGGGCCCTTGGAGATATTACCGGAATCAAGAAACACTTTTCTAGAAAACATTGCGAAAAGAAATTTAGCTGCCATAAATGCAACAAGAAGTATGCCGTAGACtctgacttgaaggcccataataAGATTTGTGGTACTAAAAAATATAAATGTGAATGTGGAACTACCTTTCCCAG GCATGAGAGTTTTACCTACCATCGTTCCATGTGTGATGCTGCTTGTATTTCCGCAAATGCTAGTAACCCTGGCTCCATGTACCTGGGCCCAGCTGCAGATTCCCAAATTCCAGGGAGCCATCAGCTACTCTTGACTCCGCGGCTAGGACAAGGGGCCTCAAATCCAAATTCATTTACTAGTTTGCTATCAGGACAATCCATAGGATCTGCTTTTAATAGCTATGGGAGAGCTCTGGGAGATAGAATGAGCAGTGCTGGAGGATATGGAGGTGGTGGCACCTTGGAAGAAATGTACAAGAATTGGAATGTGGGTGGTGGAGTTATGGAAGTGGTGGAGGATATGGCGGTGGCATGGAACCTTTAA